The genomic region GCCCCGACCGGTCGGCCCACGGACCATAGATCAGCTGCGCCAGACCAAAGGCGATGAAATAGGCCACGATGCTGCCCTGCATGGCAGGAATCGACGTGCCAAGGTCTGCCGCGATACCAGGCATCGCGGGCAGGTACATGTCGATCGCGAAGGGTCCGATTGCGGACAAAAGCCCAAGAACAAGGGCCGGGCGCAGGATAGGGTCTGACATCTTGGGGCTCTTTGCTTTGGTAAACAGACTGAGGTTCCGGGACGCAAGCAATGATCCGGGGATCGTGCTCATACATGGACCCCGGCAGATTGACCAGCCCCGGACCCGGCGGTTGCTGCGCTCTGGCCTCCCAACACCTGCGGAAATGTCCAAACCGGAAATAGTCTGCCCGGCGGCTTGCCCCTCCGGAACTGCACTGTTCTTTCCTGCACTGCTCCTGTGCGCCCCGACGCCAGTGCCAAGTCTCGGACAAGCTCTGGAACATGCCGGTTCGCCGGGCTATGCCCGCCGGAAGACCGGAAAGGTGCGCGCCATGCCCGAACTTGCAACACTTCTGCCCATGCTGGCCGCCCTGCTTGCGATCGGTGCCTTCGCAGGCGTGGTCGGTGGCCTTCTGGGCGTCGGCGGCGGGATCGTGCTGGTTCCCGCATTCTTTTACGCATTCACCTACCTTGGCTATGACGGCCCACAACTGATGCAGGTCTGCGTTGCAACGGCCTTGGCCACCATCGTCATCACGTCGCTGCGGTCCGTCAGTGCCCACAATCGCAAAGGCGCGGTCGATTGGGCGGTGCTGAAGGCCTGGGGGCCATGGCTTGTCATAGCGGCGGCCATCGGGACTTTCGTTGCATCGCGGGTGTCTTCGCTAACGCTGCAGGCGGTCTTTGGCGCGCTGGCGGGGCTTGCCGGCCTGTGGATGGCCCTTGGCCGCGACAGCTGGAGGTTGGGGACCGCCATGCCCGGCCAGCCGGTGCGTGGCCTTCTGGCCGGGGCGGTCGGGTTCTTTTCGGCCATGATGGGCATCGGCGGCGGCACCTTTGGCGTGCCGCTCATGACGCTTTACGGCATGCCGATCCACCGCGCCGTCGCCACCGCCTCGGGGTTTGGAGTGTTGATCGCGGTGCCTGCAGTCATGGGGTTCCTGGTCCTGCCCATCGCCGAAGCGCCCCCCTTCACCGTGGGGGCAGTCAACCTGCCGGCCTTTCTCGTCGTCATCGGCACAACTCTTTTGACCACACCGCTGGGCGTTCGGCTGGCCCATGCGATGAACCCAAAGCCGCTGAAACGTGCCTTTGCGATCTTCCTGACGCTGGTCGCGCTCAACATGCTGCGCAAGGTTTTCGGATGGTAAGCAGCGGCGTAATGGACCGGGGATGGGCGCGGATCGATCCCGATCCGGCGATCCACGCCTGGGCCAAGGCGGCGCACGCGGCTGCGCTGGATGTCCTCGCCACCAGCCCTGACCCGTGGCGCTGCGGCGGCACCTGGTTTGTCGGCGTCGATGCGCTGCCAAATGCCCCCGACGGCAGCCTGAACGGGACCGCCTTCCCTTGGCAAGCGGTTCCGCTGCCGCAGCAATCCCTGCACAAGGCGCAGCTTTCGGTAATCCGCCCCGGATATCCCCAACCCTCGACCGAGGAATCCTCTGCCGCCTTCGCTTTCCGCCGCGACCATGATGCCGCCCACCTTGATGGCCTGCTGCCCATCGGCCCGGAAAAAGTTCGCATGGTGAAAGAGCCGCACGCCTGGATCCTCGGCCTGCCCCTGAACGACACCGAAGCCGCCCCGCTTACCGTTTGGGAAGGCAGCCACACCATCTTCCGTACAGCCCTGACCGAAGCCCTCGCCCCCCATCCGCCGCAGACCTGGGGCGACATCGACATCACCAGCGCCTACCAGACCGCCCGCCGCCAGATCTTTGCCACCTGCCGCAGGCTTACGCTCCCCGCCCGCCCGGGCGAGGCTACACTCCTGCACCGCCTGACCCTGCACGGCGTGGCACCTTGGCAGGACAGCGACATTGCCCCGCCCGAAGGCCGGATGATCGCCTATCTGCGGCCGCTTCTGCCCGACGTGGAAACCTGGCTCACCGCACCCTGAGTTGCTCTTTTCCAAATACTCTGGGGGTTTGGGGGTAAAACCCCCATCGCGAAGACAAGCGGCGCTCCGCCGCGCAGGCGACCCTCAAGGAATGCGCCTGCCAAGGCGCTCCATCAGAAAACCGCCAGAAATCTGTTGCTCTCAGCGCCCCAGCCGGGCCATACGCCCGCCGCGCCGCTTGGCCAGAAGTGGTGCCCGTGCCGGCAGTTCGGTCATCACGACCGCGCGCTCTTCGTGGCTCAGCCGGGACCACTGGCTGATCTCGTCGATGGTGCGCAGGCAGCCGACGCAGATCCGCGCCTCGGGGTGGACGACGCACAGCTTGACGCAAGGCGAGGCGATCTCGTCGCGCTTCCAGACATCGTCCTTCACTCGTCCCGCTCCCCGACCTGTTGCCGCGTCATATGCGCCATCCGGTCCAGCGCGCCTTGGAGGATATAGCCCGCCGCCACCTGATCGATCACCTCTTTCCGACGCTTGCGTGACGTATCCGCCTCCAGCAGTGCCCTTTCTGCCGCAACCGTCGACAAACGTTCGTCCCAGAACCCGATCGGCAGGGGCGTCAGCTTTTCCAGATTGCGCGCAAAGGCCTGCGTCGCCTGCACACGTGGGCCACTCGATCCGTCCATGTTCAACGGCAGCCCAAGGACAATTCCACAAGCCCCGCGCGCCTCCAGCAGCGCCAGCAGCCGTGCTGCATCCAGCGTGAACTTCTCGCGCCGGATCACCTCGATCGGGGTCGCGACCTGACGGCGCAGGTCCGACATCGCCACGCCTATGGTCTTGTCCCCAAGGTCAAGCCCCGCAATCGCCCGGTTCGCGGGCAGGGCGGCCAGAAAGGCGTCCATGTCAGTCAGGATCACGGGTTCAATCCGCTTTCCACCGCGGCCATCCGCAGGAAGGACAGCTCCGCCGGCCGGCCCTCGAACCGCAACATCGCCTCGTCATAAATCCTCTGCGCGTCGTCCAGCCGTTCCAGCACCGCGAGCGACCGGATCAGCCGCTCCCAATCCTCGACCGACCCGCCGTCGCTGGCCAGACGGTCCGA from Tabrizicola piscis harbors:
- a CDS encoding sulfite exporter TauE/SafE family protein; protein product: MPELATLLPMLAALLAIGAFAGVVGGLLGVGGGIVLVPAFFYAFTYLGYDGPQLMQVCVATALATIVITSLRSVSAHNRKGAVDWAVLKAWGPWLVIAAAIGTFVASRVSSLTLQAVFGALAGLAGLWMALGRDSWRLGTAMPGQPVRGLLAGAVGFFSAMMGIGGGTFGVPLMTLYGMPIHRAVATASGFGVLIAVPAVMGFLVLPIAEAPPFTVGAVNLPAFLVVIGTTLLTTPLGVRLAHAMNPKPLKRAFAIFLTLVALNMLRKVFGW
- a CDS encoding DUF1289 domain-containing protein, encoding MKDDVWKRDEIASPCVKLCVVHPEARICVGCLRTIDEISQWSRLSHEERAVVMTELPARAPLLAKRRGGRMARLGR
- the ruvX gene encoding Holliday junction resolvase RuvX; the encoded protein is MDAFLAALPANRAIAGLDLGDKTIGVAMSDLRRQVATPIEVIRREKFTLDAARLLALLEARGACGIVLGLPLNMDGSSGPRVQATQAFARNLEKLTPLPIGFWDERLSTVAAERALLEADTSRKRRKEVIDQVAAGYILQGALDRMAHMTRQQVGERDE